In Capsicum annuum cultivar UCD-10X-F1 chromosome 7, UCD10Xv1.1, whole genome shotgun sequence, one genomic interval encodes:
- the LOC107876903 gene encoding protein RALF-like 22 — translation MANRSIVVFMLFATLAFAMVAESSLSSHFNDPAFGVLVRTDGGLGDLTAGRIGDTLFEDEEMMMPTEAARRALNNQDHISYDAMARNKIPCNRRGASYYECTRMQRVRPYRRGCAKITNCARRG, via the coding sequence ATGGCCAATCGATCAATCGTTGTTTTCATGCTCTTTGCCACCCTGGCATTCGCCATGGTAGCAGAGTCTTCATTGTCCTCCCACTTCAACGACCCTGCATTCGGCGTACTTGTCCGCACTGATGGTGGACTTGGTGACCTGACTGCAGGTCGCATCGGGGACACGCTTTTCGAGGATGAAGAGATGATGATGCCTACGGAGGCCGCCCGTAGGGCCCTCAATAACCAGGATCACATCAGCTATGATGCGATGGCTAGGAACAAAATCCCATGCAATCGTCGCGGCGCATCGTACTATGAGTGCACCCGCATGCAGAGGGTCCGGCCTTATAGACGTGGCTGCGCCAAAATCACCAATTGTGCAAGACGCGGTTAA